The Methylotenera sp. G11 genome includes a window with the following:
- a CDS encoding septation protein A: MKFLFDLFPVILFFIAFKYFGIFTATAVAMAATIAQIIYVKIRHGAVDKMLMLSGAIITVFGGATLLLKDPQFIQWKPTILYWLFTAGLLGSQLFFKKNPIRSLMEKQISLPDPIWSKLNIAWAMLFLGLGFLNLYVAYHYSQDIWVDFKLFGITGIMILFIIVQTVFISKYIPKEESNGDSE; the protein is encoded by the coding sequence ATGAAGTTTTTGTTCGATTTATTTCCGGTCATACTGTTTTTTATTGCATTCAAATATTTTGGCATTTTTACGGCAACCGCAGTCGCAATGGCCGCCACGATCGCCCAGATCATTTACGTCAAAATCCGTCATGGTGCGGTTGATAAAATGCTCATGCTGAGCGGCGCGATCATTACCGTATTCGGCGGCGCTACGTTACTGCTGAAAGACCCGCAATTCATACAGTGGAAACCGACTATTCTTTACTGGCTATTTACGGCAGGCTTGTTAGGTTCACAGTTGTTTTTCAAAAAAAACCCCATACGCAGCCTGATGGAAAAACAAATCAGCCTGCCTGACCCGATCTGGTCGAAGCTGAATATCGCCTGGGCAATGCTGTTCCTGGGGTTGGGTTTTTTAAACCTGTATGTTGCCTATCACTACTCGCAGGATATCTGGGTAGATTTCAAACTCTTCGGCATTACCGGCATCATGATTTTATTCATTATTGTGCAGACAGTATTTATCAGCAAATACATACCTAAAGAAGAATCAAATGGAGACTCCGAATAA
- a CDS encoding peptidylprolyl isomerase, translated as MKFTKTLITLAVLSFAPSVFAADAIATVNGKQIKDSIYDVISKDIAASGQKIDDNTKNAIINELVSSELVYQEAQRLGLDKQPDYLAREELGRRKLLTSIFLQDYVKKHPISDADTKAAYEQYKKAYGDKEYNARHILVKTEAEAKDIIAQLNKGGDFAKLAKDKSIDPGSKEKGGDLGWFSPASMVKPFSDVAANLQKGAVSASPVQTQFGWHVIKLIDTRPAQPMAYDKLKDGLQKNLQQRNLEKFMSELRSKAKIEIAK; from the coding sequence ATGAAATTCACAAAAACGTTAATTACACTTGCAGTTTTATCGTTTGCCCCATCAGTTTTTGCTGCCGATGCAATCGCAACCGTCAACGGCAAGCAGATCAAAGACTCTATTTACGATGTCATTTCCAAAGACATCGCAGCAAGCGGCCAGAAAATTGATGACAATACAAAAAACGCCATCATCAACGAGCTGGTAAGTTCAGAACTGGTCTATCAGGAAGCGCAGAGACTTGGCCTTGATAAACAGCCGGATTACCTGGCCCGTGAAGAATTAGGCCGCCGCAAACTGCTGACCAGCATATTCCTGCAGGACTACGTAAAAAAGCACCCGATTTCAGATGCAGACACCAAAGCCGCATACGAGCAGTATAAAAAAGCCTATGGCGATAAAGAATATAACGCCCGCCATATTCTGGTTAAAACCGAAGCAGAAGCCAAAGACATCATTGCCCAGTTAAACAAAGGCGGCGACTTTGCAAAACTGGCTAAAGATAAATCAATCGACCCCGGCTCTAAAGAAAAAGGCGGCGATCTGGGCTGGTTCTCTCCTGCCTCTATGGTCAAACCATTCAGCGACGTTGCTGCCAACCTGCAGAAAGGCGCTGTTTCGGCAAGCCCGGTACAAACGCAATTCGGCTGGCATGTGATCAAACTGATTGATACGCGCCCGGCACAGCCGATGGCTTACGACAAACTGAAAGACGGCCTGCAAAAAAACCTGCAGCAGCGCAATCTTGAGAAATTCATGTCCGAATTACGCAGCAAGGCAAAAATCGAGATCGCCAAATAG
- a CDS encoding pseudouridine synthase, translating to MARPFKQQRDPQRPVRRPTTHFTKLEADPSAPPAPTQRLHKLLALAGLGSRRDMEELIASGRVTVNGQVATVGQAVSEHDVVRLDSRPLRLPFEAELPQVLIYHKPEGEIVSQDDPEGRASVFDKLPRIKHGKWIAIGRLDMNTSGLLIFTTSGELANHFMHPRYEVEREYAVRIFGELTEGQMAQLKEGIELEDGPANFDSIVPQGGEGANHWYQVILREGRNREVRRLFEAFQLPVSRLMRVRFGPVNLPPRVKRGQMLKLEQKEVVGLLEWAGLEVPKAPLRQLTQREKLKSTTVFTPKVRKQRISALDRPPPTADDGGQGRPHRGKPESRNPAAKKPAPRKSANRRVRQTSDLNAPQMQKKSDRNRGRG from the coding sequence ATGGCACGTCCCTTCAAGCAACAACGAGATCCGCAGCGCCCTGTGCGCAGGCCTACCACGCATTTTACAAAATTAGAAGCTGACCCGAGTGCGCCGCCAGCGCCCACGCAGCGGCTGCATAAGCTATTGGCACTGGCTGGTTTAGGCTCGCGCCGCGACATGGAGGAGCTGATCGCCAGTGGGCGCGTCACGGTGAATGGGCAGGTGGCGACTGTCGGGCAGGCGGTCAGCGAACATGATGTGGTGCGGCTGGATAGCCGCCCGCTGCGGTTGCCGTTTGAGGCCGAATTGCCGCAGGTGCTGATCTATCATAAGCCCGAAGGTGAGATCGTCAGCCAGGACGATCCTGAAGGCCGTGCCAGCGTGTTTGATAAGCTGCCAAGGATCAAGCACGGTAAATGGATTGCCATCGGCCGTCTGGATATGAACACCAGCGGCTTGCTGATATTTACCACCTCTGGCGAACTGGCCAATCATTTCATGCATCCGCGCTATGAAGTGGAGCGTGAGTATGCCGTGCGTATTTTCGGCGAACTGACCGAAGGCCAGATGGCACAGCTGAAAGAAGGCATTGAGCTGGAAGACGGCCCGGCAAATTTTGACAGCATTGTCCCGCAAGGCGGCGAAGGTGCCAATCACTGGTATCAGGTCATTCTGCGCGAAGGCCGCAACCGTGAAGTACGTCGTTTATTCGAAGCATTTCAATTGCCGGTTAGCCGTCTGATGCGCGTACGCTTCGGGCCGGTGAACTTGCCGCCGCGCGTTAAACGCGGACAAATGCTCAAGCTCGAGCAAAAAGAAGTTGTTGGCTTGCTGGAATGGGCCGGGCTGGAAGTGCCGAAAGCACCGTTAAGGCAACTTACCCAGCGCGAAAAACTGAAATCGACCACCGTATTCACGCCAAAAGTACGCAAGCAGCGTATCAGTGCCCTGGACAGGCCGCCGCCAACTGCGGATGATGGCGGTCAGGGCAGGCCACACCGCGGTAAGCCTGAGTCACGTAATCCTGCTGCCAAAAAACCGGCACCCAGGAAATCTGCCAATCGTCGTGTGCGTCAGACCAGTGATTTGAATGCGCCGCAGATGCAGAAGAAGAGTGATAGGAATAGGGGTAGAGGATAG
- a CDS encoding tryptophan--tRNA ligase, with product MAIERVLSGMRPTGNLHLGHYNGVLKNWIRLQHEHECLFFVADWHALTTHYDTPEVIEESVWEMVIDWLAAGVDPASSTIFIQSRVPEHAELHTLLSMITPLSWLERVPTYKDQQEKLSSKDLSTYGFLGYPLLQSADILMYKATQVPVGEDQIPHIEFTREIARRFNHIYGKEQGFEEKAEAAIKKLGSKRGALYEEMRKAYQESGDEEALETARAMIEEQQGMSMGDKERLLGYLEGGGKIILVEPDYKLTPASKMPGLDGQKMSKSYNNTISLREDVDSIAKKIKTMPTDPARVRRTDPGDPAKCPVWQLHEIYSDESTQNWVQAGCKGASIGCIECKGPVIEGVLAELKPIQERAAQYAEDPTLVKNIVAEGCEKARKLARETMREVRDAMGLNYS from the coding sequence ATGGCAATAGAACGCGTTTTATCGGGCATGCGCCCTACAGGCAATCTGCATCTGGGACATTACAACGGCGTACTTAAAAACTGGATACGGTTGCAGCATGAGCATGAGTGCCTGTTTTTTGTGGCCGACTGGCACGCATTGACGACCCATTACGATACGCCGGAAGTCATTGAAGAAAGCGTATGGGAAATGGTGATCGACTGGCTGGCGGCAGGCGTTGACCCTGCGAGTTCAACCATTTTCATCCAATCACGCGTGCCTGAGCATGCCGAACTGCATACATTGCTCTCCATGATTACGCCTTTGAGCTGGCTGGAACGTGTGCCTACGTATAAAGACCAGCAGGAGAAATTGTCCAGCAAGGATTTATCGACTTACGGCTTTTTGGGCTATCCATTACTGCAAAGTGCCGACATCCTGATGTATAAGGCGACACAGGTGCCCGTAGGCGAAGACCAGATCCCGCATATTGAATTCACACGCGAGATAGCCCGCCGTTTCAACCATATTTATGGCAAAGAACAAGGTTTTGAAGAAAAAGCCGAAGCCGCAATCAAAAAGCTGGGCAGCAAACGTGGCGCGCTGTATGAAGAAATGCGCAAAGCCTATCAGGAAAGCGGTGATGAAGAAGCGCTGGAAACCGCGCGCGCCATGATAGAAGAACAGCAGGGCATGAGCATGGGTGATAAAGAGCGCTTATTGGGCTATCTTGAAGGTGGCGGCAAGATCATTCTGGTTGAACCCGACTATAAATTGACTCCGGCTTCAAAAATGCCGGGACTGGATGGGCAGAAAATGTCCAAGTCCTATAACAATACGATTTCATTGCGTGAAGATGTCGATTCCATCGCGAAAAAGATCAAAACCATGCCGACTGACCCGGCGCGCGTGCGCCGTACCGACCCGGGTGATCCCGCTAAATGCCCGGTTTGGCAACTGCATGAAATTTATTCAGATGAGTCTACGCAAAACTGGGTTCAGGCTGGCTGTAAAGGCGCAAGCATTGGCTGTATTGAATGCAAAGGCCCTGTGATTGAGGGCGTGCTGGCAGAGCTGAAGCCGATTCAGGAGCGTGCCGCTCAGTATGCCGAAGACCCGACCCTAGTCAAGAATATCGTGGCGGAGGGCTGCGAGAAAGCACGAAAATTGGCGAGAGAGACGATGCGGGAAGTGCGGGATGCGATGGGACTGAATTATAGTTGA
- a CDS encoding methyltransferase: MNTTTGNATQTTPETISWLEAGKTKTANWHSENETPAPKRVKIADDTIKADVAHKLFCEGTALLWRGDFQNAKLLMQAITRRIDRPGKKPKKAPENITEAFHQHRQAQSHKAHILGMLLIEISVGYHVNLRRAPDIKAACEHAYGKTAQSFVVSLRELLGLIGAYEWSKNGVKIPAINGKIYPSYGVFSPIRGEYLNLVDTAPLPVPCQLAFDIGTGTGVLAAILAHRGIKKIIATDNSQRALECTQKNINQLDMKNAVTVVNADLFPGEENGKADLIVCNPPWLPARPSSVLESAVYDDGSKMLKGYLNGLKAHLSDTGEGWLILSDFAEHLGLRTREQLQSWIDAAGLKVIDRIDTKATHQKTLDASDPLHAARKAEVTSLWRLGKA, encoded by the coding sequence TTGAACACTACCACTGGGAACGCCACCCAAACAACGCCTGAAACTATCAGCTGGCTTGAGGCCGGCAAAACCAAAACCGCTAACTGGCACTCGGAAAACGAAACGCCGGCACCTAAGCGCGTAAAAATTGCTGATGACACCATTAAAGCAGACGTCGCGCATAAACTATTCTGCGAAGGCACTGCCCTGCTGTGGCGCGGCGACTTTCAAAACGCCAAGCTGCTGATGCAAGCCATCACGCGCCGCATAGACCGTCCGGGCAAAAAGCCTAAAAAGGCACCTGAAAACATCACTGAAGCATTCCATCAGCATCGTCAGGCACAGTCGCACAAGGCGCACATTCTGGGCATGCTGTTGATTGAAATCAGCGTAGGCTATCATGTAAACCTGCGTCGTGCACCGGACATAAAAGCAGCTTGCGAGCATGCCTATGGCAAAACGGCTCAATCATTTGTAGTTTCATTGCGCGAACTTTTGGGCTTGATCGGCGCTTACGAATGGAGCAAAAACGGCGTAAAAATCCCTGCCATCAACGGCAAAATCTACCCGAGCTACGGCGTGTTTTCACCGATTCGCGGTGAGTACCTGAACTTGGTAGACACTGCACCGCTGCCTGTGCCATGCCAGCTGGCTTTTGATATCGGTACCGGTACCGGCGTGCTGGCAGCAATTCTGGCGCATCGCGGCATCAAGAAAATTATCGCCACCGACAACTCACAGCGCGCGCTTGAATGCACACAGAAAAACATCAACCAGTTGGATATGAAAAATGCAGTGACCGTGGTCAATGCTGACTTATTCCCGGGTGAAGAAAATGGCAAAGCGGACTTGATTGTCTGCAACCCGCCATGGCTGCCGGCACGCCCAAGCTCAGTGCTGGAATCTGCCGTTTACGACGACGGCAGCAAAATGCTGAAAGGCTATCTGAACGGACTGAAAGCACATCTAAGCGATACCGGCGAAGGCTGGCTGATCCTGTCCGACTTTGCGGAACATTTAGGCTTAAGAACACGTGAACAACTGCAAAGCTGGATTGATGCCGCAGGCCTGAAAGTGATTGATAGAATCGACACCAAAGCCACGCATCAGAAAACATTGGATGCCAGCGATCCACTGCATGCGGCTAGAAAAGCGGAAGTGACATCGTTGTGGCGCTTGGGTAAGGCTTAA
- a CDS encoding FeoA family protein, which translates to MQPLSQLEAGQQAVISAIEADESLFHRLSALGFRVGKTLSIMRRASFNGPLQIRLGTTDVILRANEASRIQTHPI; encoded by the coding sequence ATGCAACCTTTATCTCAATTGGAAGCTGGTCAGCAGGCTGTCATCTCAGCGATTGAAGCTGATGAGTCGCTATTTCACAGACTATCGGCATTGGGTTTCCGCGTAGGCAAAACATTAAGTATCATGCGTCGTGCAAGCTTTAATGGGCCGCTTCAGATCAGGCTTGGCACTACAGATGTCATCCTGCGTGCAAACGAAGCATCACGCATTCAAACCCACCCCATCTAG
- a CDS encoding DUF4160 domain-containing protein, producing MPKVLDINGFKFYFFSHEPNEPAHIHIDKAGSTAKFWLLPIELARNIGFNAKELKEIRLLIEEHQQGFLEAWYGYFGTKR from the coding sequence ATGCCTAAAGTTTTAGACATTAACGGATTTAAATTTTATTTTTTCAGCCATGAGCCAAATGAACCTGCGCATATACATATTGATAAAGCAGGAAGTACGGCTAAGTTTTGGTTGCTGCCGATTGAGCTTGCCAGAAATATTGGATTTAATGCAAAAGAGTTAAAAGAAATCAGATTGTTAATTGAAGAGCACCAACAGGGATTTTTGGAGGCCTGGTATGGGTATTTTGGCACCAAGCGCTGA
- a CDS encoding BolA family protein: protein MSLIDEISSRLRVLEPTELKIIDDSALHAGHQGNGGGGHFTLYITSSHFCKKSLIMRHRLIYQPLSDLMPHKIHALSIHATATDEI from the coding sequence ATGTCATTGATTGATGAAATCAGCAGCCGCCTCAGGGTGCTGGAACCGACCGAACTGAAAATTATCGACGATAGCGCCTTGCATGCAGGCCACCAGGGCAACGGTGGTGGCGGGCATTTTACGCTCTATATAACAAGCTCGCATTTTTGCAAAAAATCGCTGATAATGCGCCATCGTCTTATTTATCAACCCCTTAGCGATCTTATGCCGCACAAAATACACGCTCTGAGTATTCATGCCACGGCAACAGATGAAATATAA
- a CDS encoding YciI family protein, translating to MWYAIMAEDAPDSLEKRLQARPEHLSRLTSLQNAGRLLLAGPFPAIDSNDPGTNGYSGSLIVAEFNTLDEARAWADNDPFTINGVYRQVTVKPFRKTLP from the coding sequence ATGTGGTATGCAATCATGGCTGAAGATGCTCCCGATAGCCTGGAAAAACGCCTGCAAGCCAGACCTGAACACTTGAGCCGACTGACATCCCTGCAAAATGCAGGCCGCCTGCTGCTGGCCGGCCCTTTCCCGGCGATCGACAGTAACGACCCCGGCACCAATGGCTATAGTGGCAGCCTGATCGTCGCAGAATTCAACACCCTGGATGAAGCCAGGGCGTGGGCAGACAATGACCCATTCACGATTAATGGCGTGTACCGGCAGGTAACCGTCAAACCTTTCCGGAAAACCTTACCTTGA
- a CDS encoding segregation and condensation protein A codes for MLLTTNDIRIKGERLNELPQDLYIPPEALEVYLEAFEGPLDLLLYLIRKHNLDILDIPMAELTRQYMEYVEKMRAIKLELAGDYLLMSAMLIEIKSRMLLPKPVELEEENDPRAELVRRLMEYEAIKLAAQRLDEMPKVGDGLFVASAYYQHISQVRPPEVSLDDLAEAWRNVLKRASHYRHHKVGRAELSVREHMSMILRRLKEDRLLEFTQLFDVRNDGIPKLVVCFLAILELAREGLLRITQQQAFSPIYVQIASDIHP; via the coding sequence TTGTTACTCACAACAAACGACATCAGAATCAAAGGTGAAAGGCTCAATGAGCTGCCACAAGATCTTTACATTCCCCCCGAAGCCTTGGAGGTGTACCTGGAGGCCTTTGAAGGCCCACTCGATCTGCTGCTGTACCTGATCCGCAAGCACAATCTGGATATCCTGGATATTCCAATGGCGGAATTAACGCGCCAGTATATGGAGTATGTAGAAAAGATGCGTGCTATCAAGCTGGAGCTAGCGGGCGATTACCTGTTGATGTCAGCGATGCTGATCGAGATTAAATCGCGCATGCTGCTGCCAAAACCGGTGGAGCTGGAAGAAGAAAACGACCCGCGTGCTGAACTGGTCAGGCGCCTCATGGAGTATGAGGCAATCAAGCTCGCAGCGCAGCGCTTGGACGAGATGCCCAAGGTTGGGGATGGCCTGTTTGTCGCGAGCGCTTATTATCAGCATATCAGCCAGGTCAGGCCGCCCGAAGTCAGCCTGGACGACCTTGCAGAAGCATGGCGTAATGTTCTGAAGCGCGCCAGTCATTACCGGCACCATAAAGTAGGCCGTGCCGAGCTGTCGGTACGTGAGCATATGAGCATGATCCTGCGCCGCTTGAAAGAGGATCGCTTGCTTGAGTTTACACAACTGTTCGATGTCAGGAACGATGGCATTCCCAAACTGGTGGTGTGCTTTCTTGCGATACTCGAACTGGCGCGTGAAGGACTGCTGCGCATTACCCAGCAGCAGGCGTTTTCGCCGATTTATGTACAGATTGCTTCAGATATTCATCCATAA
- a CDS encoding 3',5'-nucleoside bisphosphate phosphatase: MIDLHSHSNISDGLLSPAELVAHAANNGVRVLALTDHDDIGGLQEAQQAAVQHGITLINGVEISVTWKKRTLHIVGLNVNPDNAVLQAGLAAVRSGRLERARQMALSLEKSGIHGSFEAASSYAQQSILTRMHFARFLVEKGYAKDPKSVFKKYLVKGKPGFVNHEWMSLGSAIDLIINSGGVAVLAHPGRYEIKRTNMLLLLEEFRALGGTAIEVVTGSHTAAQYVEYAKYAQLFGLKASQGSDYHGKGISFMGMGRLPELPANCIPVWQDWPQMDALLAA, translated from the coding sequence ATGATTGACCTTCACTCACATTCCAATATTTCAGATGGGCTGCTTTCCCCGGCTGAACTGGTAGCGCATGCGGCTAATAACGGTGTGCGCGTGCTGGCGTTGACAGATCACGATGATATTGGCGGCTTGCAGGAAGCGCAGCAGGCCGCGGTACAGCACGGTATCACATTGATCAATGGCGTTGAGATTTCAGTGACCTGGAAAAAACGCACATTGCATATCGTCGGGCTGAATGTGAACCCCGATAATGCTGTTTTGCAGGCAGGACTGGCGGCAGTGCGTTCGGGGCGGCTTGAGCGCGCGCGGCAGATGGCGCTTAGCCTGGAGAAGTCTGGCATTCATGGCAGCTTTGAGGCGGCTTCTTCATATGCGCAGCAAAGCATCCTGACACGCATGCACTTTGCGCGGTTTCTGGTAGAAAAAGGCTATGCTAAAGACCCTAAGAGCGTGTTCAAGAAGTATCTGGTCAAAGGCAAGCCCGGTTTTGTGAACCATGAGTGGATGAGCCTGGGGTCGGCGATTGATTTGATCATCAATAGCGGCGGTGTTGCGGTCCTGGCACATCCCGGACGCTATGAAATCAAGCGAACCAATATGTTGCTGCTGCTGGAAGAATTCAGGGCATTGGGCGGCACCGCAATTGAAGTGGTCACCGGCAGCCATACTGCCGCACAATATGTGGAGTACGCCAAATATGCACAGCTGTTTGGGTTGAAAGCCTCCCAAGGGTCTGACTATCATGGCAAAGGTATCAGCTTCATGGGTATGGGGCGTTTGCCTGAGTTGCCGGCCAATTGCATTCCGGTCTGGCAGGATTGGCCGCAGATGGATGCATTACTGGCTGCTTGA
- a CDS encoding site-2 protease family protein, with amino-acid sequence MDLTVIQKIVIYALPVIFAITVHEAAHGYAARHFGDMTAFNAGRITLNPLKHIDLFGTIILPALTVMLGGILFGWAKPVPVDFRRLRNPKKDMLWVAAAGPASNFVMAIFWALVMKFSVSAPEAFALPMALMGKAGVTINVVLMVLNLLPLPPLDGGRIAVSLLPMNLARPFAQIERYGFIILIILLFSGVLGRILEPLINLVYALISAIF; translated from the coding sequence ATGGATTTAACAGTCATACAGAAAATAGTCATTTATGCTTTACCCGTGATTTTTGCAATTACCGTGCATGAGGCCGCGCATGGTTACGCGGCCAGGCATTTCGGAGATATGACTGCATTTAATGCCGGGCGCATTACCCTTAATCCGCTCAAGCACATCGACCTGTTCGGCACCATTATATTGCCGGCATTAACGGTCATGCTCGGTGGCATATTGTTTGGTTGGGCAAAGCCGGTGCCGGTAGATTTCCGCCGCCTGCGCAATCCTAAGAAAGATATGCTGTGGGTCGCAGCAGCAGGCCCTGCATCCAATTTTGTGATGGCGATATTCTGGGCGCTGGTCATGAAGTTTTCAGTAAGTGCGCCGGAGGCTTTTGCATTGCCTATGGCATTGATGGGCAAGGCTGGCGTCACGATCAATGTCGTGCTGATGGTGCTTAACCTGTTGCCGCTGCCGCCGCTGGATGGTGGCCGCATTGCCGTGAGCCTGCTGCCGATGAATTTGGCCCGGCCTTTCGCGCAGATTGAGCGTTATGGATTCATCATTTTGATCATTTTGTTATTCAGCGGCGTGCTCGGCAGGATACTGGAGCCGCTGATTAACCTGGTTTATGCGCTGATATCCGCTATTTTCTAG
- a CDS encoding DUF2442 domain-containing protein — MGILAPSADERVKNVEITDDVISVSLMDGRVISAPLVWFPRLLNASQADRQKWQTCAAGYGIHWETLDEDLSTEGLLRGAPSFEYQEKH; from the coding sequence ATGGGTATTTTGGCACCAAGCGCTGATGAGCGCGTTAAAAATGTTGAAATTACGGATGATGTGATCAGCGTTAGCCTGATGGATGGCCGCGTTATCAGTGCGCCATTGGTTTGGTTTCCTCGTTTGCTTAATGCAAGTCAGGCCGACAGGCAAAAGTGGCAAACTTGTGCAGCAGGTTATGGTATCCACTGGGAAACCTTGGATGAGGATTTAAGTACTGAGGGCTTGCTGCGCGGAGCACCTTCGTTTGAGTATCAGGAAAAGCATTAG
- the scpB gene encoding SMC-Scp complex subunit ScpB, producing MSETSNIAELKKVLEAALLTSHEPLSLDDMLRLFADKMERATLRMLLDELKQDWAARSMELVQVASGYRFQAREEYAVFLARLTPERQVRYSRAVMETLAIIAYRQPVTRGDIEEIRGVAVNSNVIRQLQERDWIDVVGQREVPGRPSLYGTTRHFLDDLNIQSLSQLPPMEDFAQQEIPI from the coding sequence ATGAGTGAAACCAGCAACATCGCCGAGCTAAAAAAGGTGCTTGAGGCTGCATTGCTTACCTCGCATGAGCCGCTGTCGCTTGACGACATGCTGCGGTTGTTCGCAGATAAAATGGAGCGGGCGACCCTGCGCATGCTGCTGGATGAGCTGAAGCAGGATTGGGCCGCGCGCTCCATGGAGCTGGTTCAGGTCGCATCCGGCTATCGTTTTCAGGCGCGTGAGGAATATGCTGTTTTCCTGGCGCGGCTGACCCCGGAACGGCAGGTAAGGTATTCACGTGCAGTGATGGAAACGCTGGCTATTATCGCCTACCGCCAGCCGGTGACGCGCGGTGACATTGAAGAAATCCGCGGCGTGGCGGTAAACTCAAATGTTATCCGCCAGTTGCAGGAACGTGACTGGATCGACGTTGTCGGACAGCGTGAAGTGCCCGGGAGGCCATCACTGTACGGCACAACCAGGCACTTTCTGGATGACCTTAATATACAGTCGCTCTCGCAGCTGCCGCCGATGGAGGATTTTGCACAGCAGGAAATCCCGATCTAA
- a CDS encoding L-threonylcarbamoyladenylate synthase, whose protein sequence is MSQFFNINLDNPQPRLIAQTADILRKGGVIVYPTDSGYALGCMLGNADAQARIRQIRGVDDEHLFAMMCRNLSELGNYAKVSNGQFRLLKANTPGAYTFILNATREVPRKLQHPKRSTIGIRVPQHTVVQAILEAIDAPLLTMSLHFPDVDIATVEPWEIRERLQRQVDLVIEVEHCLEGATTVINLTEDIPALVREGLGDISPFGF, encoded by the coding sequence ATGTCACAGTTTTTTAATATCAACCTGGATAACCCGCAGCCGCGCCTGATCGCACAAACCGCAGATATCTTGCGCAAGGGCGGTGTCATCGTTTACCCCACGGATTCCGGATACGCGCTTGGCTGTATGCTGGGTAATGCCGATGCGCAGGCGCGCATTCGCCAGATTCGCGGTGTGGATGACGAGCATTTGTTTGCGATGATGTGCCGTAACCTGAGTGAGCTCGGTAATTATGCGAAAGTCAGCAATGGCCAGTTTCGCCTGCTTAAAGCCAATACCCCTGGCGCTTATACTTTCATCCTGAATGCCACGCGTGAAGTGCCGCGCAAGCTGCAGCACCCCAAGCGCAGTACCATTGGTATCCGCGTTCCGCAGCATACGGTCGTGCAGGCTATCCTGGAGGCAATCGATGCGCCGTTGCTGACGATGTCGCTTCATTTTCCGGACGTGGATATTGCAACGGTAGAGCCCTGGGAGATCCGTGAGCGCCTGCAGCGGCAGGTTGACCTGGTGATTGAAGTCGAGCATTGTCTTGAGGGTGCCACGACCGTGATTAACCTAACGGAAGACATTCCGGCACTTGTGCGCGAAGGACTGGGTGATATTTCGCCTTTCGGTTTTTGA